In Montipora foliosa isolate CH-2021 chromosome 9, ASM3666993v2, whole genome shotgun sequence, the DNA window TACCAAAATTGTGTGCACAAGAATAtctttttagttttctttttgttttgtacttTTACCATACGTTTTATTCTGTGTATTCATATGTATTTGAAATTAATACATGTACGTGTTTTTGGTTATGGATAACACCATGTGCACTTAATATCAAAATAAAGGAATTTTAACCATTATAATCCATAATGAACTAGTCCAAAGTAAATATTAGAGCTCTTAAGATAACTGTACCCTAGTCTTTAACCGGCATGTACCCCTCACTTTGTTTATCATCAAACAAGTCTCGAGTGTTCGGATCTGTCAGCTCGGTTTACAGTGTAATAATAACATCCGTATTATTTCTCTTTCCTAATGCTATGTTTTGAAACCAAAAGGTGGTTCTTTTTATATAATTTGTTCAAAACACTGAAACTTCTTGGTAACCTACACACCTACATTTACCTTCTACTCCCACATTTTTTTGCTCCATGAGATCACTTTAGTagtgataaatttaaattcatagCATTGGTTGGGACTATTATTATTGATGTGCACTCTGCCAGGCAGAGTCTGAATTGTTTCATGTGCTCAAGTAGTGGTACGTGTGCATGTAACTGCTCAGACAGGAAGCTGCTTTTTAATGGACATAAAAAATGTTCCGTATCTATATTCAAAAACTCACCTCTACCAGATACACtgtatatatagtttacgtcatagaaagtgtgGCGTACAGGGTTTTATTCACTGTatgccattctgattggctgtataagccttttccacatgtgcaTGAAAGTAAAGCGTATAGATtcgtacaaatgagctttatggaataaaattctcatgttatgtgtaataaataatcTTATAGAATACATAACAACTTGTCTCCACATCACATACCCCCACTTCTGCATTTCTGCATCATTGAAATGTTCATGAATACAAAGCCTTTCATGATCAGCTTCTTGAGTGTCTTAGCTGAAGTTTATTTGTAAACTGTACGTCTTGAAAGGTGAAGTTTACCCAAAAAAACTGTCCtgtttatacatgtatttgattAAAAGATATTAGTAgcagttttcaaaggaaaactGCCTTTCAAAAGACACAGCAAGTTTAAATTTGTAAACTTGCAATGTTGaatgattgaaaaaaattaatactgaAATCATCTACCACAACTCTCACCCTGATtaagaataatttataattatatgAATGTTGCATAGTAAtcatctttttcttctttttcttctcattATTATAACTCTTCATGTTCCCATGatttattaatattttgtcatttactTTAAGTTTGCCTTTTTGTCATTATAAAGAGgacatacatgtagatgtatCGATGCTACTTATGCAAAGATTGGTCAGACTCTACATGCACAGCTGCTCTAAAATGCCACTGTACTGTCTCAGCAATACCAATTATAATAtccattattatatggctctgtctcataaggactgggaactaccaagttcacgaatttgattggctgaaatcgatattgaccacggtctagattttcccatctagaccggcatctagaccggtaatgtttcgcggtgaaaagatgcaaactaaaatgcaaaaatatttagtattttcttctaccaatatttatttatgaaagtgccaaacagcatgataacaaaagagaggatgacaagcaaactttggcagaattaagttcagctcatcgccactcatggCCGTTtgcagcaaaatgtcagttagtacaaaccagttacattaaacgaattatattgttcttgtttggccatataataaacatcttattaaccgagctaggtcggtctgtatgggagaatcttgacctcggtcgctggtacagacctcactgcgttcggtctgtactggcgacctcggtcaagattctcccatacagacctcccgctcggttaataagaactaattattgTTCAGTTCATTAACAATTCACTTAACTTGAAAAAATAGTAACCAAGTATAAATATAATACCTGTACATATTGGATTGAGTTGGCTTTTAGTATGTTACCAGGCTGTTGGCCAAACTCATCCTTTTTGTTTGAAAAGGACTCAAAGGGACATTATCTCAGTTTATGACTTCCCAacttttctttatctttttaTTGTCTTTATACAAACACAAATGTAGTCATGCAGGACAATAGCGTTATCAATTCTTTTAATAAGGCAGGTCATTATCTCTCGCTGATGATGATTGTCCCAAGAAAATTTGGTCATGAGACAAATACTGCAcaataagaataaataaacTGAAATGATTAGACAGTTCTTTTTGTCCCATCTGATCATCCTATCTATGGATTTCTTATAAAGGGCAATGCATGTGGTACAGTCTATTTTCAATCTGCTCTTTAGCTCTATCATATAAACCACATTTTCGTAACAAAAATGCTGAAGTGTGCATACATGTAATACACctagttttacatgtacattttatCGTAGAAGGTATTAAAGCTTAGCACCATTTTATTCCACAACAACGAGTTGTCAAAAATACTGAATATccaaggaaatgaaaaaaattcatccTGTGTGGTATGTTTCTGCACTCATTACTTAGATTTTTTTCATCGTGATGCATTAGTTACAGTGTATTATATTAGATCTGCAACAGCATCAACAATGGATGATGCACCCTAAAACAATAACATTAATTGATGTCATGGCCAAAATAGCATCATCTGTGGCAAAATACGGAGACTCCCTAATGGTAGTCTCTGTAGAATAACGTGTGTCATCACTCTCAATCTGCAGAATGTTCTGTAAAATTTACTGTAGTATTATTAGAAACAGAATCTTTAAAGCCCAGTCTTCCAAAGTCCTCTTTGGCCATAAGTTGCCTACAAAATCAAGAGAATAAAATGTAATACAAAGTTTTCAGGAAAATTGCATTCAACTTTCATGCGTAAATATAGCAAACCAATAGATAGTGATGTCCCCTTGTCTTTGTGCTCACTGGCCGCCATTTTTGATAATTTTGTGGAATTTCATCTTCAGGTACCAAAATTATGGAAAAGCtgtgttttggcttccatcaataaAACTTCTGACACCAAGACAACATTTGACCCCAAACCACGGGTAGCGAAATCAGTTGATGCAtgacataacctaccaatcagcatctatGGTTCCCATGGCACACAATCATGTACATTCGTACATTCAAACTTGACGCAAATGGAAAGCAATGGAATCTGTACAAATCTTTTGACTGAAGAACCTCTAAGAGATATAATGGTATTTGAGCTGTGAAGTAAACAataaactccaattcactttccggaggcggagtcgatcttcccGGCTACAGTATGTTGAGAAATGGCGTTTAGTGTTTGAAGGTGAaattccacagaattatgaaactaaattcaaaagaattccTGGAATGCATTGAAGCTTGTTCTTCTAATTTAGCAGATTCCTGTgtggaaaataataattattataatacacatacatgtagctgtaCCTCTCCATCCTACACTGAAGGTAATCTTTTGATTCAGATCTGCACAAGTGATAGtcactgttgttctttttcaaGCAGTTCATGTATCTCTTCATGTACTCTTTACATTCACCTGTTGATGACAGTCAATTTATAATTTGCGAATAATTATAGAATCTTTCACAAAAATTATGCTCTCTTATCGTGCACTCTCCCAGGTGGCTTGATGAGACAAAAGATTAAGCCAGACAAGCTGTTGGGATGATTGTATAAAGTAACCTTTcgcctttttttgtttgcacAGGAATGATTCAAGCACCTTTTGCACACTTTTTGAAATTATTGGTCATTTGGCAACATTGCAACCACTCCAGCCACATCAACCTACATGTGTACAGAGTACTTAGATTTATACGAATGGGTTTCTTaactgggttgatatggtaaattgaccaccaaaGAGAAATTTGAAGGCTGATGTTTgaagcattagcccttcgtcagagcaaattaGGGAATCAAGGTTTGTTATTATAGTGAAAGATGGAGGTACATGTGCGCTATTGGTGGGGATAGAGCAATGTGGATAACAAGAATaaatttaatgatgaaatggtatatgaaatgaatcatatatgaactgcggataggaaatcaagtgaagctatgatcttcgcagttatgagagcaatttttgcaattgtgtaaagaagcctgaaaaattcaggttttcaacggggtttgaacccgtgacctcgcgattccggtgcgacgctctaaccaactgagctatgaagccactgacgttgggagctggtcatttgtgggttctaatggtcccgtgaggaatgaaatcaatgatgaaatggtatatgaaatgaatcatatatgaactgcggataggaaatca includes these proteins:
- the LOC137972041 gene encoding cytochrome c oxidase assembly protein COX19-like isoform X2, with the translated sequence MNPSGRKIFQTKPPDKGSFPLDHDGECKEYMKRYMNCLKKNNSDYHLCRSESKDYLQCRMERQLMAKEDFGRLGFKDSVSNNTTVNFTEHSAD
- the LOC137972041 gene encoding cytochrome c oxidase assembly protein COX19-like isoform X3, which encodes MVGECKEYMKRYMNCLKKNNSDYHLCRSESKDYLQCRMERYSYMQLMAKEDFGRLGFKDSVSNNTTVNFTEHSAD
- the LOC137972041 gene encoding cytochrome c oxidase assembly protein COX19-like isoform X1, encoding MNPSGRKIFQTKPPDKGSFPLDHDGECKEYMKRYMNCLKKNNSDYHLCRSESKDYLQCRMERYSYMQLMAKEDFGRLGFKDSVSNNTTVNFTEHSAD